In Paludibacter propionicigenes WB4, the genomic window CCTTTGTCATACTTTCCAATTCAAGCAAAGATCCATCTTGAATTACAGTCGGATTATTTCCAATCTTGTTCTGAGCAGACACAGGTAGAACAAAAGATCCCAACGCAATCATTAACAAAAAGAAATGTCGCTCTTTTAAAACTTTATAAATCATTTTGAGTCTAGTATAATTATGATGTTAAACTATTCATGTGGAATTTAGACAAATATCAATTATTCAATGATACATTATTTATGGTATCATTGAATTAGCGCCTTCTTTCAATGTTCGATTGCTTTCCTGTAATTCAATCTCTATTTTAGTATTTGACTTCTGCTTTCCCTTTATTCGTCGCAGTATTACATGGACTGAGATTATCGTTTCGTTAATAGCAATTGCTACCCACATGATAATCACATTAAGCTCCAAAAGATTACAAACAGCCACCTTTATTTCTGTTAGTTCTCTATATTTCTTTTGGCTATATCAGATTGTTAAGCCTATATCTTTTGCTTGTACGTTCTTTTGGAGCTTCGGGTTCTGCGTGGTTCTAGAATGCTTTTTGAATTATTTAAGACAGTCTCTGTTGAAATTATACTTTCATTATTACCAACACTATCCTCAAGGATGTTTGCACTTGCATCTGATTTATATGACCCAATACTTGAATTAGTTATAGGAGAAAGTTCAAATAGTTGAAATAAATAGTAATCCGGTTTACCACTTATCATACATGCACATAATTCCACAATTGAAATACTGTTATCAGCGTGTATAAATAGCGTCCTTGCATTTCGTACAGTCTTTCCTCGCTTTAATTCAAGAACAATTGTTTTAATATAATCAGGCGTAGAAAAAATTTGCTCTTTTCTTTCATTAAACTCCTGTACACATTCTACTCTGAATAAATGTTTTGCTGATTCATTCATATCTATTAAATTACTTCTGTAATCAAAAAGCAATGTGTACGCTGGCAATGATTTTAACATTATCATCATTTCTTGAACATTCTGAGCTATTGGAAGATATTTGTACATATACTAGAATTTTAATATTAACTTTACCTTGTCGACAAAATAATAATCAGCGTAAAACATTATAAATATTATATTCATCAATATTCATAAGTTGAATATGAATTAAATTCAATGGAATTGTTGTTTCACTTTTTCAATTAGCAAATAGAAATAATCTCCCAAAAATTGAAATGTAAAGATTATAGAGACAGTCCAAAGAACCGTTGGAATAATTAATAAAACCAAAATATTCATTTGTAAATAAATCACTCTAAAAAGTATCAATCTTCATTGACTGCTACGTTAAGTGCACTGCCTTATTAGAATTATCTTTTTTCTGTTTTGCTTTTATCAGATTCCAAATGGTTTTAGCAATAAATAATACTACATCTTGAAATATGCAAATCAAAATTCCTAAAACAGCTAATACAAACATAACCGGCGTAAAAACAAACATTCTTAAACCTGATAGAATAAAATTAAACATATCATCTTTTGTTATTAATCGATCATAAGAAAAAATGCTCTTATATCAATTTTATCATTTACAAAGAGGTACCGCAAGTATGATCATTTAAAATAATTATAGTTAATCCATATTTAATCATGGATACCCTTTGACACACAAAATCACTATCACTGTTTTAATTTCATTTTACAAATATGAATAAAACTTCATATTCATATAATCTTCAATATTCACCTTTATTTAAAAGGGCTAAATGATAATATAAGACAAAAAGAGACAAACAAATGCAAATACCGGTTTTTCGAACTTAGTCATCAAATAAAAAGATTTTATGGCTAAAGCTTGAGAGTATCTAAATATTAAAGTTTTTCAGGCAAACAGACAATATATTTATTTTACTTTTGTTCTTACCCTTGAACATTAAATAGCCGACTTTATTTATTTCCACTTAATACCGACAATTAAGATCAATAAAAAACAGAGTCTTAATAGCTCTTTCAAATAATAAAGCTTGCGATATATCTACAGACCGCATACTTATTACGTCATAATAAATAGGACACTTTTCAATTTATTAACACGTTCAATGACGATAATATGTCCTTTTTTATATAAATTTGTATTCTAAACAAAACTAATAGAACAAAAGACACTCGTAACTCATTATAACTTGATGTATATTAAGCGACAAATGATTTTGACTTATTCGAACTTTTATTTGTAAACTTTTCTATCATCTAAATAATAGTCGGATACTTAGATAATTTCAAATAAAGATTTTCGTTTTATAGAATTAAATTAATTGCTTAAATAAGAAAAGTATATCTACTTATTTCCTATATTTACAAGACAAAATAAAACTGCTGAACATATTCAAACAAATGTAACTTCGAAAACACATCAGATAGATTTTGTAGTCACAGATTCTGAATTCAATAATTGAATTCTACATTTTTGACAAGATAAAAAACCAATGGCTCAGTTATTATGATTGATCTTTAACGCAAATAGGACTTGTATGATATCAAGCAAATGAATGAAAGCTATTTGAACAAGATATTGTATTCCTTTGCAGTCACTGTCACATTTTCACAAATGAAATACAATGCAAATATCACAAACTTTTTTGAATAATACAATGGATTATGAAAAAAAATACAAACTTATTTGAAAGAATTTGTCAAATTATTGATTTATACGACATTAAAAGTGTAAATTCATTTGCTATTGATTACTTAGAATACAATTCATCAGAAAAAATCAATAGATTGAAGAAAGAAAACACCAATCCTTCTTATGAAATTTTATGCGATATCGCAAACAAGTTTGAATCAATAGATATGAATTGGCTTCTTTTAGGGGAAGGAAACATGGAAAAAAACAACAATGTACCGGCTCAAGAAGACAACAAACAGATTGATGAAATATCATTCAACTATCTTTTAGAGAGATACGAGAAACTAGCTATTGAAAACGGAAGGTTGAATGCGGAGTTGAATGCCCTAAGGCAAAATATAAAAAAGTCGAACGAATTCAATGAAAAAAAGCAATTTTACATATAACGACTGAAAAGCAAACAAGAACAAATAAACATTGAATTACTGCAGTCTCTTATTTTTTTAAACTAAAAATGCATTACATTGACGATATGCTTATTAAAAATTACTTTCTTCATAAATCTACGTATTGGCTTTTTTCCAAGCCAGTTTAAATTTAAACATTTGAAAAATGTAATTATATATTTATGATAATGTTTTTAATTTAATTATTATATTTGCAACGTTTTCAAATCGGTATTGAACGTACTCAATCAGTGACTGACCCCGAAGAGTTACAACACTGACTAACGTACAACACTATACATAATTACAACTTAAATATCAAACAATTAAAAAGAACTTGTAACATGAAAAGAAAAAATGGTTTAGTGGCTATTATTTTAAGTGCATCAATTGTACTTGCCGGGTGTAGTACTATGAGTAATACAACTAAAGGTGGTTTATTTGGTGGTGGAGCAGGAGCTGCTATTGGAGCAGGAGTAGGTGCATTAATCGGTAAAAGCACAAAAAGCGCTGCTATTGGAGCTGGAATCGGAACTGTGGTTGGTGCAACTACCGGTGTCATTATTGGTAAAAAAATGGACAAAGCAGCAGCTCAGGCAGCGGCTATCGAAGGTGCAAGAGTTGACAGTATCAGAGATGCTAACAACCTGAAAGCAATCAAGGTTACTTTTGACTCGGGAATTTTATTCCAAAC contains:
- a CDS encoding OmpA family protein; protein product: MKRKNGLVAIILSASIVLAGCSTMSNTTKGGLFGGGAGAAIGAGVGALIGKSTKSAAIGAGIGTVVGATTGVIIGKKMDKAAAQAAAIEGARVDSIRDANNLKAIKVTFDSGILFQTNKSALNTASKDALTKFAKILVANPTMDITIMGHTDNQGSLDVNQKLSQERAQSVANFLQTQSVTATQFKEIIGKNFAEPVADNKTAAGRAANRRVEVYMYASEKMINDAQNQGK